The window GCCGAGGTGGTGCCGGCCGTGAGCATCGAGCACCTCACCTGGACCACCGACCTCGTCGGCGCCACCGTGCACCTCGTCGCGGAGCTGTCGAGCACCCCGCTGGAGCCGGCCAGCCTCGCCGTCCGCCTCTCCCTCGGAGCTCACGACGATGACGAGCGCGTGCTCGCCGAGGCCGTCGTCGCCGTGCCCGGCCACGCCGAGCGCGGGGGCCCTCGTGTGGAGGTGGCCCTCGCGGTGCCGCTGCTGCGGCACGGGCAGGAGCGCGAGGCGCTGCTGTGGAGCCCGGAGCACCCGCACCTCGTCGACGCGCAGGTGCGGCTGCTCGCTGGTGGCCCTGCCTCGCCGGCCGGTCCTGGTGCCGAGCTCGACGCGGTGGCCAGCTACCTCGGGATGCGCTCGGTGGAGGTGGGCGCCGGGCAGCTGCTGCTCAACGGCACGCCCCACACGCTGCGCTCGGTGCTCGACCAGGGCTGGTGGCCCGACACCCACCTCGCCGCCAGCGCCGAGCGCCTGCGCAGCGAGGCGCAGCTGCTGGCCGACCTGGGCTTCGACTCGGTGCGGATCCACCAGAAGGTGGAGGACCCGCGCTTCCTGCACTGGTGCGACCGGCTCGGCATCACGGTGTGGGCCGAGACCGCCAACGCCTACGCGTACACGGCGCGGGCGGTGTCGCTGCTCACGGCGGAGTGGCTGGAGGCGGTCCGCCGCGACGCGAGCCACCCGAGCGTCGTCGCGTGGGTGCCGCTCAACGAGTCCTGGGGCGTGCAGGACGTCGCCTCCAGCGCCGGTCAGCGCTCGTACGCGACGGCGCTCGCCGCTCTCACGCGTGCGCTCGACCCGACCCGACCCGTCATCAGCAACGACGGGTGGGAGCACACCGACTCCGACCTGTGGACCGTCCACGACTACACCGACTCGGGCGAGGTGCTCGCGGCCCGGTACGGCTCGCCGGAGGCGGCCGCGGCGCTGGTGGGCGTGCCCTCGCCGTCGTCGTCCTCGGCCCGCGTGACCGCCAACGGGCGGCGCCTGCGGGTGGCCGGGGGCGCTCGGAGCTCCGACCTGGCCGACGTCGAGCGCCCGCTGGTGCTCAGCGAGTTCGGCGGGGTGCGCTTCACCCCTGCCGCCGACGACGCTGACGGGGACTCCTCAGCGCCCGAGGGCGCGACGTGGGGGTACTCCACCGCCTCCGACGCCGACGACTACGCCCGGCGCCTGGGCGACCTGCTCGGCGCCGCGAACGCGTGCGTGGAGGCGGGCGGCCTGGTCGGGTGGTGCTACACGCAGCTGGCCGACACCCTGCAGGAGGCGAACGGCCTGGTCACCGAGGACCGCACCCCCAAGCTGCCGCTGGATCGGCTGCGCGCGCTCGTCACCGGCGAGGTCAGCGACCCGTCCGCCGGGTGAGCGCTCCGGTCCGCAGGGTCCTCTTGGCGGACGGCGTGAGCAGCAGCTGCCCCACGAAGCCGATCGCCAGCGCGGCGAGCACGCCGAGGTTGGCGAAGGTCCAGTCGCCGCTCTTCCCGCCCAGGCCGAGCGGGCCCAGCAGGTAGCCCTGCCACCCGAGCCAGGTGGCGCTGGTGTTGACGACCAGCCCCCACCCGACGGCGGTCGCGGCCAGCAGCAGCACCACCGGGCCCCAGCGCACGGACCCGTACTGGCCCGCGGGGTCGAACAGCGCGACGTCGTCGTAGGCGCCGGAGCGGCGGACGAGGTCGGCGATGGCAGCACCCGCCCACGCGGCGATCGGCACGCCGAGGGTGATGAGGAAGCCCTGGAAGGGGGTGAGGAAGTCCTCGGAGACGAACACGACGTAGACCGCGCCGGCCACCATCAGCGCCCCGTCGACCAACGCCGCCACCCAGCGCGGGGCGGGCAGGCCGAGGGAGAGCAGGGCCAGTCCGGAGGAGTAGATGTCCAGCACGGCGCCGCCCACCAGCGAGAGCACCGCGACCACCGCGAACGGCACGAGGAACCAGGTGGGCAGGCCCGTGGCCAGGGCACCGATCGGGTCGGTGCTGGCGCCGTCGTAGAACTCCGGCGAGGAGGCCGCCAGCAGCACCCCGAAGCCCAGCAGCACCAGGGGTGCAGTCGCGCCGCCGAACGTCGTCCACCACACCACCCCGGGGCGCGAGGAGTGCCGGGGCAGGTAGCGGGAGTAGTCGCCCGCGGCGTTGACCCACCCCAGCCCGAACAGGGTCATGCTGAACACGGTGGCGCCGAGCAGCGCCTGCCAGGTGCCGTTCGGGGCCGCGGTGACGGCGCCCCAGTCGAGGCGCCCGGCCGTCAGCGCGAGGAAGACAACGGTCAGCACGCCGGTCACCCACGTGATGACGGCCTGCAACTTCATGATCGCCTCGAAGCCGAGGACACCGGCGCCCACGACCAGCAGGACGACGACGACGAGCGCGACCGCCTTGGTGACCGTCCCGCCGCCCCAGCCCAGCGTCGTGAACACGGTGGCGGTGGCCAGCGCCGCGAGCGAGACGAGGACCGTCTCCCAGCCGACGGTGAGCAGCCAGCTGATGGCCGAGGGGAGCCTGTTGCCGCGCACGCCGTAGGCGGCGCGCGAGACGACCATCGTCGGGGCCGAGGCGCGGGTGCCGCCCAGGGCCACGAGCCCGCACAGGAGGAACGACGCGACGATCCCCACCACCCCGGCGAGCAGCGCCTGCCACCAGCTGACGCCGAAGCCGAGCACGAAGGCCCCGTTGGCGATGCCGAAGACGGAGACGTTGGCGGCGAACCAGGGCCAGAAGAGGCTCGAGGGCCTGCCGCGCCGCTCGGACTCGTCGATGACGTTGAGGCCGTTGACCTCGACGCGCGACAGCGACGGCGGCCCGGGGGTCGCGGTGGTCGGCGAGGTGGTCGACGAGGCGGACGACCCGGGGGGCAGCACGACGGAACAGTACGGGGAGCAGCGCGGGAGCAGCAGGGCCCGCCTCCTCGTCGTCCGCCGCGTCGAACGCGTGTTTGAGATCGCGTGCTCGATCCACTACCCTGCGTGCGTGGCGACGACGGCCCCGAAGGGCACCTCCGGTCGAGCTGACGACCTCACCAGCCGGCAGCGAGCCGTGCTCGACACGATCCGCGAGTCGGTCACCAGCCGCGGCTACCCGCCGAGCATGCGGGAGATCGGCAAGGTCGTCGGGCTGCACAGCCCCAGCAGCGTCGCGCACCAGCTGGTGACGCTCGAGCGCAAGGGCTACCTGCGCCGCGACCCGAACCGCCCGCGCGCCATCGAGGTGGTCGACCCCGGCCGCACCGCGGGCCGCGGCGCCGCGGCAGCCGTCCCCGCGGTCCCGGAGAGCGAGGAGACCGCCTTCGTGCCGCTGGTCGGGCGCATCGCCGCCGGCGCACCGCTGCTCGCCGAGCAGGAGGTGGAGGACGTCTTCGCCCTGCCGCGCCAGCTGGTGGGCGAGGGCGAGCTGTTCACCCTGCGCGTCGTGGGCGACTCCATGGTCGACGCCGCCATCTGCGACGGCGACTACGTGGTGGTCCGCCGCCAGCCCGTCGCCGAGAACGGCGAGGTGGTCGCCGCCATGATCGACGGCGAGGCGACGGTCAAGGTGCTGCAGCGCCGCGGCGGCGGCGTTCAGCTGCTGCCCCGCAACGCCGCCTACTCCCCCATCGACGGCACCGAGGCCACCATCCTCGGCCGCGTCGTCACGGTGCTGCGCTCGCTCTAGCCGAACAGCTTGGGGAGCTGCTGGCCGAGGGTCAGCACCGTCGCCGTGCCGTAGATGAGGATCGCGAGCACCAGCAGCGCCAGCCGCACGCCCCTGACGCGCAGCGGCGCCGGGAGCAGCTTGCGGTTGGTGGCGATGAGCAGCGCCGAGTAGATCGTCATCATGAGGCCGCCGACGGTGGCGGAGACGACGACGAGCGCGATCGGCTGGTCGAAGCCGATCAGCAGCACCACGGCGCCGATGGCCACCAGGCCCCAGGTGAGCCAGAAGTAGATGCGGCTCTCGTCGGCGCTCTTGAGGTAGCTGGTCTTCAGCACGTCCGCTGCCATGCGGCTCGTGTAGTCGGTGATGCCCAGGGCAGCGCCGAACAGCGAGAACGCGCCGATGATCCAGAAGAAGACACCGAACCAGGTGCCGACGGCCTCGGCCAGCTGCTCGCCCTCGACCCGCACGAACTGGATGTCGTTCGGCAGGTCCTCCAGGCCGAAGACGGTGGAGTAGGCGAGCAGCGAGGTGAAGAAGATCGACACCACGGTGATGGCGACGAACGTGCTCAGCTGCTCGACGTTGGCGAAGCGCCACCAGCCGCGCCAGCGCCGCAGGTTCTCCTCGCCCTCGGGCCCCTCGGTGCGGAAGACGTAGCCGGTGCTCGGCACCGCCTCCGGCTCACCCGTCACCGGGCTCTGCAACCGCGGCACGTAGTGGCCCATGCCGAAGCCCTTGTCGCGGATCCAGTTGGACTGCACGAGGTTCTGCCCGCCACCGGCACCAGCGAAGATCATCGCGCCGAAGAGGGTGGCGAAGCCCAGCTCCGCAGCCGGGAAGCGCGCCTCGGTGACGATGGTCGGCACGTCGCGCCAGGCGGTCGCGGTGATGGCGGCGAAGGCCCCCACCACGAGCAGGAGCATCACCGCCGCCACCTTGACCATCTGGATCTTCTCCAGCGCCACGTACACCACGGGAGCCAGGGTGAGGATCAGTCCGATCGCCACCAGCAGCCCGATGGCGATGAACCGCGGCGTCCCCCCGGTGAGGAAGCTGATGAGCGTCGCCGAGCTCGTGGCCCACCCGGGCCAGAGGTTGGCGCCGTAGGTGAGGATCGCGAACACCAGGCCCCAGTGCGGCCAGAACCTGCTGAACCCGGTCACCGCCGTCTCGCCGGTGGCCAGGGCGTACCGCTCGATCTCCATGGTCACGAAGTACTGCGTGACCACGCCGACCAGCGCCGCCCACACGAAGACCAGCCCCACCTGGGAGGCGATGAACGGGAACAGCACGAACTCGCCGCTGGACAGGCCGACGCCCGCGGCGATGATCCCCGGCCCGATGAGCGGCAGCCACCGCGACGGCGGTTTCGGGAGCTCGCGGACCTCCGGGACGGCGAGCTTCGAGCCGCGGAACGGGTCGAGGACTGAGGTCGCACTGGGCGGTCGGTGACCGGCCGCGTCGTCGCGGGTGGACATGCCCGCCACCGTGGCGCAGGTCGCGCCTCCGCGCGAGCCGATCAGCCCGCGAGCAGGGCTCGACCCATGCCGCGCACGACCCGGGAGGTGAGCCGGCCGCGGGCCAGGCCGATGTCGGCGACGTCGTCGAAGACGCCGGTGTCGCGGGCCGACGCGCGCAGCGCCGCGTGCAGCAGCCGGTCGCTGCGCACGAGCCGCGCGGCGAGATCCGTGTGGCGCAGGTGCCCGACCAGCGCCTCGCCGAGCATGCGGTCGTACCGGCCACCTCCGAGCGCCGCGCGCCCGGCGAGGACGCCCGAGAGCACCGCGTAGTAGATGCCCTCCCCCGTCACGGGGTTGACGAGGCTGGCGGCGTCACCGGCGAGCAGCACGCGCCCCACCGACCAGACGCCGCTGCGGCCCGTCGAGAGCGGCAGCGGGTGCCCGGCCACCTGCTCGGCGCCGGCCGTCGTCCCGGGGAGCAGCTCCTCCAGGCGCTCCAGCAGGCGCGCCCGCGTCGGCGCGGTCCCCGCACTCGAGCGCGAGTCGACCAGCTGACCGAACCCCACATTCGCGCGCCCGTCCCCCACCGGGAAGGACCACGCGTAGCTGGGGCGGTCGGTGTCCTCGGAGAACGCCAGCACCTGGACGCCCTCGTGCTGGGGCAGCACGGGCGCGTACGCGCGGACGGCGATCGCCGTCGTCCCCCGCCGCTGCGGCGGCACGACCGCCGGGCCCAGGGCCCGCCGCACCTCGGAGTGGGCTCCGTCAGCGCCCACCGCGATGCGGCCGCGGACCACCTCGCCGTCGGACAGGACGACGCCGACCCCGGCTCCGTCCTGCAGCACGTCGCGCACGCGGGCCCGGCGCAGCACCGCGCCGCGCTCGACGGCCGCCCTCACCAGGCGCTCGTCGAGGACGGCGCGGGGCACCACCTGGGCGGGACGGCTCATCGCCTCCTCGACCACCGGGACCCCCGGCGCCCCCACCACGGAGATCCGCAGCCGCGGCGCCACCGGCCAGTCGTCGAGCAGGCCGGTGACGCCGACGGTCTCCAGGACGTCGAGGGCGTGGGGGGCCACGCCGTCCCCGCAGACCTTGTCGCGCGGGAAGTCGGCGCGGTCCAGGAGCAGCACCTTCGACCCCGGACGCTGGTGCAGCGCCCCCAGCGCCGCCGCCGAGCCCGCCGGTCCGGCGCCGACGACGACGAGGTCCCAGTGCTGCTCACGACCGTGCTGGCTCACACGCCGGATCCTGTCAGGCGGCGAGCTTCACGGTGAGGTCGGACCCGGCCAGGGCCTTGGTGAACGGGCAGATCTGCTGGGCCTGCTCCAGCACGCGCTCGGCGACGTCGTCGGCGAGGCCGCTGACCTCCAGGGTGATGTGGGAGGTGTAGCCGGCCTCCTCCGCCGTGGTGAGGACCACGTGGGCGGTGACCTGGGCGCCGCTCGCGTCGACGTCCTGCGTGGACGCGGCGATGCCGATCGACTGCTGCAGGCACGCGGCGGTGGCGGCGGCCATGAGGTGCTCGGGGGTGGTGCGGTCTCCAGCGGCCTCACCGGCCAGCTGGGTCTGCGCCTCCAGGACGCCGTCGGAGGTCTTCACGCTGCCGGCCACGGCGGTGGCCGTGGCGTCCTGGACGGTCTGGGAGTCGTGGGCGGAGTGCGCGGTCTCGCTCATCCCCAGACGCTAGGCAGGCCTCGCGGCCGCCGCCTCTTGATCACTGGCTGCGACGTCCAGTCGACGCAGCGCCCCCAGCACGACCTCCTTGTCGGTGGTCGGCCACAGCGGCGGCAGGCTCGCCCGCAGGAACGAGCCGTACCGCTTGGTGGCCAGCCGCGGGTCGAGCAGGGCCACCACGCCGCGGTCGGAGGTGCTGCGCAGCAGGCGCCCGGCGCCCTGGGCCAGCAGCAGCGCCGCGTGGGTGGCGGAGACGGCCATGAAGCCGTTGCCGCCGGCGCGGTCGGCGGCCTCCGCGCGGGCCGAGGCCAGCGGGTCGTCCGGGCGGGGGAAGGGGATCCGGTCCAGGACCACCAGCTGGCAGGACGGGCCCGGCACGTCCACGCCCTGCCACAGGGTCAGCGTGCCGAACAGGCAGGTGCGGGGGTCATCGGCGAACTCCCGCACGAGGTTGGGAACGGTGTCGTCGCCCTGGCACAGCACGGAGATGCCGTGCTGGGCGAGCCGGTCCCCCAGGGCCTCGGCGGCGGCCTCGGCGGCGCGGCGGGAGGAGAACAGCCCCAGCGCGCGGCCGCCGGCGGCCACCACCAGCTGCTCGACCTCCTCCAGCACCTCCGGCGCCGGACCCTCGCGACCCGGCTGGGGCAGGTGCTTGGCGACGTAGAGGATGCCCTGCCTGGCGTGGTCGAAGGGGCTGCCGACGTCGAGCGCGGTCCACTGCGGGGCGCCGGGGCCCTGCAGGCCAAGCGCGCCGGCGGCGGCGTCGAAGGACCCGCCCGGCGTGAGCGTGGCCGAGGTCAGCACCACCGTGGAGCCGCCGAAGAGGTGCTCGCGCAGCGTCATCGCCACGCTCAGCGGCGCCACGTGGAGCACGCGGGGGCGCGGTTCCTCGTCGCGGCGCCACGCGCCGGGTGCCTCGAGCCACGCGACGTCCTCGCCGGGTCCGTCGGCGCCCGGGGAGACCTCGACGAGCCGCTCCGCCACGTCGAAGACCTCGCTCAGCGCGGCGCGGGCGACCTGCTTGCCGGCCGCCGCGTCGCCGTCGTCGTCCTTCCCGGTCTGGCCGCCCTCGCCCTTGAGGCCCGACAGGGCCTCGCGGGCGGCGTCGCGCACGCCCGCCACGGCCAGGCGCACGCCCTCGGGCAGCCCCTTCGGGTAGCGGCCCACGGGGGCCTCCTCGAGCACGGCGCCGAGGTCGTCCGACGCGACGCGCAGGCGCTCGGCGGAGGTCGGGTCGAGGCCGCCCTGGCGGCGGGCGGTGGTCGCCGCCTGAGCCACCGCCGCCGCGGACAGCGAGCCCGTGGCCACGGAGGTGACCCGGTCGACCAGCTCGTGGGCCTCGTCGATGACGACGACGTCGTGCTCGGGCAGCAGCTGCACGTCCTCGACGGCGTCGATGGCGAGCAGCGCGTGGTTGGTGACGACGACGTCGACCTCCTTGGCCCGCGCCCGGGCCAGCTCGACGTGGCACTCCTCCGCCAGGGGGCAGCGCGTGGCGCCGAGGCACTCCCGGGAGCTGACGGAGACCTGCCGCCAGGCGCGCTCGGAGACGCCGGGGACGAGCTCGTCGCGGTCTCCGGTCTCGGTGTCCTGCGCCCAGCGGTGCAGGCGGGCGACCTCGCGGCCGAGCTGGCTCGTGGCGGTGGGCGCGGCAGCGCGGCGGTCGGTGGCGCGCTCGGCACCGCCGACCAGCTCCATGCCGGGCAGCGCCTCGGGCTCGTCCTCGGGGAAGCCGCCGACCAGCTTCTGCCGGCACACGTAGTGGGCGCGGCCCTTCACGGTCTGCCAGGTGAGCTCGCGCCCGAGCATCGGGCGCAGGGCCTGGCTCAGCCGGGGCAGGTCCCTGTCGACCACCTGCGCCTGCAGCGCCAGCGTGGCCGTGGACACCACGCCCGGGGTGCCCGTCTCGGCGGCGTGCGCGGCCAGCGGCACGAGGTACCCCAGCGACTTGCCGGTGCCCGTCCCCGCCTGGACCAGCAGGTGGCGGCCCGAGCGGACCGCCTGGGAGACGGCGGCGACCATCTTCTGCTGCCCCTCGCGCGGGGCCCCTCCCAGCGCCGCGACGGCGGCGTCGAGCAGGTCCGAGGGGTCGGCTCCGCGGCTGGGCTTCGGCACCGAGCCACCCTACGCAGCGCGCCGGGCACCCGGCCCCGTTCGTCCACAGCCCCCGCCGTCCTAGCGGTGCGGTGTGGCCGCGGTGCAGAACAGGGTCAGGATCTGCTCTCCCCTGACCCTGTTCTGCACCGCTGCAACCCCTGTTCTGCACCACCGGGGCTCCTGTGGACAGCCGCAGCAGGGAGGGGGCCCGATCCGCCACGGTGCCGGGGTGCCGCCACGCGCCGAGGTCCCCGCCGAACTGCTGCGCCGACCGTTCACCCTCTCCGAGGCCCAGGCCCTCGGCCTGACCCGCGATGTGCTGCGTGCTCCGCGCTTCAGCAGTCCGCACCGCGGCGTCCGCGTGCCGTCCGACCTGCCGCCGGGCTTCTCGCTCGACGTAGCCGCTGCACGGCTGGCGCTGCCGGCGGTGGCGGTGTTCTCCGAGTGGACCGTGGTGCGGCTGCTGGACCTGCCGACGCCCTGGGGACGCCCCGAGCCCGTGGGGCGACTCGTCCAGGCACGCGTCCCCCCGAGCCCTGCCCGTCCACGGGTGAGCGGTATCCAGGTGGGGCGCTGGCGCAGCACCGACCGCCTCGTCCTCCTCACCGGCGGCGAGGTCAGCCGCTACCTGACCGGCGGAACGCGGCTGCGCCTGCAGGACCCGGTGAGCGCTTGGTGCGACCTGGCACCAGGGCTCCCCCACGTGGATGCCGTCGCGCTGGGTGACGCCGTCCGCAGGCACCACGCGTCACAGGAGGAGATGCGGGAGGCTGTGGACGAACGGAGCGGGCGTCCCGGCGTCGAGGTCCTGCGACTCGTCTTCGCCGATGTGCGTCACCAGGTCGACTCGGCCATGGAGACCGAGGCCCGGCTCCTGTTCGTGAGCTCCGGCCTGCCGGAGCCGGAGTGCGGTCGCTGGATCCCGGACGGCACCGGACGCATGTGGCAGGTGGACATGGTCTGGTTCGACCAGCGCGTCGTCGTCGAGTACGACGGCGACGTCCACCGCGTCAAGGGCAAGGACCAGTGGCGTCACGACGAGGAGAAGCGCGCTCGGCTGCGGGAGGGCGGTTGGAAAGTCGTCGTCCTGGTGGGTGGGAGCCTTGACCGGCACCGACCACGAGAGCGCGAGGAGACCGCGGCGAGGGTGCGTCGTGCCCTGACGAGCCCATGATGGTCGCGGCAGTGCAGTCCAGGGTCAGATCGAGGTCGGTCGTGGCCCTGGACCGCACCGCAACGGCTCAGGCGGGGGCGGGGACCCCGAGCTCCGCGGCGAGGTCGGGGGCCACGCGCGCGACCACGCGGGTGCCGTCCTCGGTGTGCTCGGTGGACAGCACCTCGCCGGTGGAGTGCACGCGCGAGACGAGGTCGCCCCGCGAGTACGGGACCACCACGTCGACCAGCACCTCCGGGTGCGGGAGCACCTCGGCGATCCGGTCGCGCAGCGCGTCCAGGCCCTCGCCCGTGCGCGCCGAGACGACCACCGAGCCCCGCTCGCGGCGCAGCAGCCGCGAGACGACCTCCGGGTCGGCCTGGTCGCACTTGTTGAGGACGACGACCTCCACGGGGCCGTCCCCGCCGTGTGTGCCGACCTCGGCGAGCACGTCGCGCACCGCCGAGATCTGGCCCTCCGGGTCGGGGTGGGAGGCGTCGACCACGTGCAGCAGGACGTCGGCCTCGCCGACCTCCTCCAGCGTGGAGCGGAACGCCTCCACGAGCTGGGTGGGCAGCGACCTCACGAACCCGACTGTGTCGGACAGGGTCATCGTGCGGCCGTCGGGCGTCTGCGAGCGGCGCACCGTCGGGTCCAGCGTGGCGAAGAGCGCGTCCTCGACGAGCACGCCCGCCCCCGTCAGCCGGTTGAGCAGCGAGGACTTCCCGGCGTTCGTGTACCCGGCGATGACGACGCTGGGCA is drawn from Quadrisphaera setariae and contains these coding sequences:
- a CDS encoding glycoside hydrolase family 2 protein; the protein is MAETAPLPRASTQPGEHPRPQLLRQHWTDLGGTWQLGLVPAGTPAPKGLWRGASSEDLADRTGFDRDVVVPYPPESTASGVGEQGPFAELWYRRGLRLRDVAGADALAADGSGARLVLRFGAVDHSARVWFDGHLVAEHTGGQTPFSADVTELLTPTGAGSGLDLDREHVVVVRAVDDARDPELPRGKQDWHDAPHAIWYRRTSGIWQTVWAEVVPAVSIEHLTWTTDLVGATVHLVAELSSTPLEPASLAVRLSLGAHDDDERVLAEAVVAVPGHAERGGPRVEVALAVPLLRHGQEREALLWSPEHPHLVDAQVRLLAGGPASPAGPGAELDAVASYLGMRSVEVGAGQLLLNGTPHTLRSVLDQGWWPDTHLAASAERLRSEAQLLADLGFDSVRIHQKVEDPRFLHWCDRLGITVWAETANAYAYTARAVSLLTAEWLEAVRRDASHPSVVAWVPLNESWGVQDVASSAGQRSYATALAALTRALDPTRPVISNDGWEHTDSDLWTVHDYTDSGEVLAARYGSPEAAAALVGVPSPSSSSARVTANGRRLRVAGGARSSDLADVERPLVLSEFGGVRFTPAADDADGDSSAPEGATWGYSTASDADDYARRLGDLLGAANACVEAGGLVGWCYTQLADTLQEANGLVTEDRTPKLPLDRLRALVTGEVSDPSAG
- a CDS encoding purine-cytosine permease family protein, which codes for MSRVEVNGLNVIDESERRGRPSSLFWPWFAANVSVFGIANGAFVLGFGVSWWQALLAGVVGIVASFLLCGLVALGGTRASAPTMVVSRAAYGVRGNRLPSAISWLLTVGWETVLVSLAALATATVFTTLGWGGGTVTKAVALVVVVLLVVGAGVLGFEAIMKLQAVITWVTGVLTVVFLALTAGRLDWGAVTAAPNGTWQALLGATVFSMTLFGLGWVNAAGDYSRYLPRHSSRPGVVWWTTFGGATAPLVLLGFGVLLAASSPEFYDGASTDPIGALATGLPTWFLVPFAVVAVLSLVGGAVLDIYSSGLALLSLGLPAPRWVAALVDGALMVAGAVYVVFVSEDFLTPFQGFLITLGVPIAAWAGAAIADLVRRSGAYDDVALFDPAGQYGSVRWGPVVLLLAATAVGWGLVVNTSATWLGWQGYLLGPLGLGGKSGDWTFANLGVLAALAIGFVGQLLLTPSAKRTLRTGALTRRTGR
- the lexA gene encoding transcriptional repressor LexA, giving the protein MATTAPKGTSGRADDLTSRQRAVLDTIRESVTSRGYPPSMREIGKVVGLHSPSSVAHQLVTLERKGYLRRDPNRPRAIEVVDPGRTAGRGAAAAVPAVPESEETAFVPLVGRIAAGAPLLAEQEVEDVFALPRQLVGEGELFTLRVVGDSMVDAAICDGDYVVVRRQPVAENGEVVAAMIDGEATVKVLQRRGGGVQLLPRNAAYSPIDGTEATILGRVVTVLRSL
- a CDS encoding Nramp family divalent metal transporter; translated protein: MSTRDDAAGHRPPSATSVLDPFRGSKLAVPEVRELPKPPSRWLPLIGPGIIAAGVGLSSGEFVLFPFIASQVGLVFVWAALVGVVTQYFVTMEIERYALATGETAVTGFSRFWPHWGLVFAILTYGANLWPGWATSSATLISFLTGGTPRFIAIGLLVAIGLILTLAPVVYVALEKIQMVKVAAVMLLLVVGAFAAITATAWRDVPTIVTEARFPAAELGFATLFGAMIFAGAGGGQNLVQSNWIRDKGFGMGHYVPRLQSPVTGEPEAVPSTGYVFRTEGPEGEENLRRWRGWWRFANVEQLSTFVAITVVSIFFTSLLAYSTVFGLEDLPNDIQFVRVEGEQLAEAVGTWFGVFFWIIGAFSLFGAALGITDYTSRMAADVLKTSYLKSADESRIYFWLTWGLVAIGAVVLLIGFDQPIALVVVSATVGGLMMTIYSALLIATNRKLLPAPLRVRGVRLALLVLAILIYGTATVLTLGQQLPKLFG
- a CDS encoding NAD(P)/FAD-dependent oxidoreductase, yielding MSQHGREQHWDLVVVGAGPAGSAAALGALHQRPGSKVLLLDRADFPRDKVCGDGVAPHALDVLETVGVTGLLDDWPVAPRLRISVVGAPGVPVVEEAMSRPAQVVPRAVLDERLVRAAVERGAVLRRARVRDVLQDGAGVGVVLSDGEVVRGRIAVGADGAHSEVRRALGPAVVPPQRRGTTAIAVRAYAPVLPQHEGVQVLAFSEDTDRPSYAWSFPVGDGRANVGFGQLVDSRSSAGTAPTRARLLERLEELLPGTTAGAEQVAGHPLPLSTGRSGVWSVGRVLLAGDAASLVNPVTGEGIYYAVLSGVLAGRAALGGGRYDRMLGEALVGHLRHTDLAARLVRSDRLLHAALRASARDTGVFDDVADIGLARGRLTSRVVRGMGRALLAG
- a CDS encoding OsmC family protein, whose product is MSETAHSAHDSQTVQDATATAVAGSVKTSDGVLEAQTQLAGEAAGDRTTPEHLMAAATAACLQQSIGIAASTQDVDASGAQVTAHVVLTTAEEAGYTSHITLEVSGLADDVAERVLEQAQQICPFTKALAGSDLTVKLAA
- a CDS encoding ATP-dependent DNA helicase; this translates as MPKPSRGADPSDLLDAAVAALGGAPREGQQKMVAAVSQAVRSGRHLLVQAGTGTGKSLGYLVPLAAHAAETGTPGVVSTATLALQAQVVDRDLPRLSQALRPMLGRELTWQTVKGRAHYVCRQKLVGGFPEDEPEALPGMELVGGAERATDRRAAAPTATSQLGREVARLHRWAQDTETGDRDELVPGVSERAWRQVSVSSRECLGATRCPLAEECHVELARARAKEVDVVVTNHALLAIDAVEDVQLLPEHDVVVIDEAHELVDRVTSVATGSLSAAAVAQAATTARRQGGLDPTSAERLRVASDDLGAVLEEAPVGRYPKGLPEGVRLAVAGVRDAAREALSGLKGEGGQTGKDDDGDAAAGKQVARAALSEVFDVAERLVEVSPGADGPGEDVAWLEAPGAWRRDEEPRPRVLHVAPLSVAMTLREHLFGGSTVVLTSATLTPGGSFDAAAGALGLQGPGAPQWTALDVGSPFDHARQGILYVAKHLPQPGREGPAPEVLEEVEQLVVAAGGRALGLFSSRRAAEAAAEALGDRLAQHGISVLCQGDDTVPNLVREFADDPRTCLFGTLTLWQGVDVPGPSCQLVVLDRIPFPRPDDPLASARAEAADRAGGNGFMAVSATHAALLLAQGAGRLLRSTSDRGVVALLDPRLATKRYGSFLRASLPPLWPTTDKEVVLGALRRLDVAASDQEAAAARPA